CCTAATCAATTCTTTTTAAATGATGGTGTTGACAGGAAACTCAAGGGGTAACTGTTGCTGCTTACAGAACCAACGAATTTCCAGCTTTCTTCACAGAAACCAGTGGATGTAAGGTAGAACAATTTTACTTCTGTCAAACAATAAAGTTAGTGTTTTTCTTTGCCCAATACATTAGCATCCAGGAATTTGTTGAGAGTTCAAAATGCACTACAGTTTTGAAAATGAATGTTTTCAGGTTAGATTATGTAGTACAAGGCATGGGTTGGGAAACAGTTTAGTTGGAGAGAAATTAAAAGTAGATATATTGCAGCTTCGGTCACAAATTTAAATGAGAAAGTATCTGTTCTATATACAATTAAAATTGGTCGATGCCTTGACTAAGTGACTCCTGTTTGCTTAATGTAGGTGCCATGCCGTGTTGATTCTCCAGAAGAGTGCGCGAAGATAATATGTAAGTATTAGCATTAGACATGTGAATCTTCTGCATTTTTTATTGAATTTAATTTGTGTGGCACTAAATGTTGGTACATAACCAGAACCACCAGAAGTCACCTGTTCATCTGTTAACTTTTTGATTAGAGGATTCTATAGCCCGATATGAACTTAGAGTCAGTTATTCATAACTAGTATCCTACTTGAAATCTACACTTAATGTGATCACTATATGATGCTCCAGCCAGAAAACCCCCAAAGAAGATGGGATAAATTTGACACCCTTTCCCATCATCCATGCCTGCTGCCCACCTCAGTATGGAAGTAGTGATCTTCAAGGGTCACAACCTTTTTTTTGGGATGTTTTGCAGCCTTAATTGAGAATTGCTTACTCGAGTCTATTGTGATGCAGATGCAAACCAGAATATGCATCTAGGATCTGGAATTCTTATTGCAGTGCCGGTTCCCAAGCAACATGCAGCTTCAGGAAAGGTTATAGAGTCTGCAATACAGCAATCCCTCAAGGAAGCAGAGTACAGTCCCAGTTCCTTGCTCTCTTTTCTCTTTCTGTATGTGTGCGCGTGCACGTGCAGTTGGGTTAACATGTATGTTTATGAACAATATAATGTCAATCTAATTATTTGCACTTTGTTTCTCAGTGATAAAAGAATAATAGGAAACGCGATCACCCCCTTCATCCTCGACAGAGTGAAAGTACTAACTGGAGGATCTTCATTGGAAGCCAGTATCCTATAATTTTATTTTGCCCTGTGGTATATTTTAGGGATATTGCATGATTTATCCATTTTCATTTGTAATTTTGAATTTCGGTAGTTACTGTGCCTATTTCTTAAATGCACAGTTTGTCTTTTCTACCATTCTCAAATTCTAGCAATTAAATATTGAATTGGACCTTGTGAGAAAAATGACGAAGGCACATGTGGGCATACAATTCTCACCCCTTCTTTTCGCGTCCTCTTGTGGTTTCCTACATTTGCAGAAACTTCTCCTTAGCATATTCAGATATTGCACTTGTGAAGAACAATGCTCTCACTGGTGCTAAAATTGCTGTAGCCCTTTCTGATCTTCGCAAGAGAGTAACAAACAGTAAGTTGATATTGacttcactaaaaaaaattataGGTGGTTCTATGAGTTACCATCTTTAGAAGCAAAAACATCCTGCTCGTACCATGCGTTATGCAGGGTTTGGAAAAGTGCCAGCAAGTGGCCTGGTTCCCATTTACCAAGCTCCAGTCTGCTCATACCAAACCTTCCATGTTCCAAGCCCTTATTCCACTGGATATGTATATTCTCATTTATATTATATCTTATGTCTCAAAACAACTTGAATCTCGATATGAAAGTACAGTTTCCAAATGCAACAAGCCAGAAACTAGGCAAAGAACTGGAGTTGTTGAAGCTAGATCTTGGGCAGTACTGGTCTACGAGCCCAAACCCTGATATGTTTTAACCATAAAGCATGGAAAAATTGCTGCTGCTGTTAACTTGCCTGATCTGTACTACTAGGTTATTGAGAAACCACGCTAGAGCTAGATATGGCAAAATCTGACTTTTCTTTTGAGTGGTAATAAAATCTGACTGTTTTGGACCTGCTGTAACAGGGCCTGTGAGGTCTGCCCTGTAAAGCTCCTGCTGAAGGAGCATGTGAAGTTGATGATGCCAACAGCTGACCGGAACTGGAGTGTTGCCAAAGATACCAATTCCTTGCACATCGTGAATCATCATCTGGCTTGCGCATTCCGTTCTTGCTATTTTGTATCTTGTTGGAAGGCTGTGTAGCAGTAACATCTGAATAAATAAGTTTTAGCGGACGTCTCGTTCTGGCCTATGAAATTATTACCGCCTTTGTTGTAGGCAGATCCTATTCGGCGCGTAGGTCGCCCGCTAGCGACATAGCGTGCAAACTTCCATTTAGGGTTTATTCTCCACCGGTTTTGGGAAAGTTCTAGAAACTTCCTTGAAccagttttttctttttttcctttcttttttcttctggttttttctttctttttcttttgtttacattttttttcatttttcaatttttgcgaacatttttaaaatcGTGAACATTTTTCGAAGTTGCAAACATTTCTTTTtcaaatcatgaacatttttcaaattcatgatcattttttacaaatttgtgaacaattttGGAATTCGTGAACCTTTTTTCAATTTCACGAACACTTTTTTGCTTTCATGAACTTTTTTATGAAATGCATGAACATTTATCGAATTCATTAACTTTTTTTAACCGATAAAGTTTTTATGAAATTTGAGAACAATTTTTAAATTCAAGAAATTGTTTTTCGTTTTttgaacatttaaaaaaaatcatgaacattatTTGAATTCGCGAAATTTGGTTCAagttcatgaacattttttgaatatgcgaacatttttcaaaatcacgaacattttttgaatatgcGAACATTCTTTTAAAATCATGATTTTTAATGTGCATACATTTTATGATTTCTTAAACATTGTTCCATAATCATGGACGTTGTTTTCTGAATTCAAGATCATTTTATGATTTCttgaactttttttttcaaaattcgCAATTATTTAGAAAGTTATAAACTTTTTGAAATCCTGAACTATTTTAAGAAAGAAAACGAAAAAGCAGGTGGCGTCCCGCCCCATGCATGAGCCGGCCCAACAGGGTGTGTCGGTGGGCTGGCGGGGGATGGGGGCGTTGCTTGTTTCGGCGACTTCTGACGCCCAGGTCGCCAAGGGAGCTCCTAACGGGCGCCTTTAGCGCCAGTTCGCAGTTCGGGCGCCCACGCGGCTgtgaactgggccggcccagcaaaaAGTCAGTGGATAGAGCTCGTTTGCGACCAAAAACAGCCAAAACATGGTTTCCCGACATGATCGATCTCGCACCGTCCAGCAGCGAACGACAAGGGTTAACCAACTAAACTACACCGCACTACTGACCACAAAGCAGGGCAAATATTTAAAATACATCTGTCGCCGGGCAATTTATTAGTACACATATAAACATTTATTGTAGCGCTTTGATTTTTAAATTATTTGAAAATAGTTGGGAAAAAATGTCATGAATTACAGTGAAGTTCATTGGTTTTTAAAAAGATCGTGTTACGTAAAATTTCATCGgctttgaaaaaaagttcacaattttgaaaaaagttcatcgatttttgaaaaaagttcaccgattATAAAAAAATTTATCgactttgaaaaaagttcacgattttgaaaaaagtccatcgactttgaaaaaaagttcacgattttgaaaaaaaagttcacggttttaaaaaaagttcatcggtttTGGAAAAAGGTTcgtcgattttgaaaaaagttcattgattttgaaaaaacaGTTCATCGGTTTTGAGAAacagttcatcgattttgaaaaaagttcatcgctttcaaaaaagttcatcgactttgaaaaaagttcatgatttggaaaaaagttcatcgactttgaaaaaaagttcattgttttgaaaaaagttcatcgattttggaaAAAGGTTCGCCAATTTTGAAAAaagtcatcaattttgaaaaaacagTTCATCGGTTTTGAGAAAGAGTTCATCGATCTGAAATGAGTTCATCGACttggaaaaaaagttcatcgattttgaaaaagagttcatcgattttgaaaagtgttcattgattttgagaaaaaatcatcgaatttgaaaaaagagttcatcgattttgataaaaagttcattgaattcgAAAAGGTTCATCGAAATTGCAAAAAAATTCGCACATTTACAAAAAAAGTAAAAgaataagaaaagaaaagaaaagtgaaaaaAAAGAACAGGAAAAAGAAGGAGAAGAAAATGTCGCGACCTGGAGAAACAGTAAAAGTATGGGAAGAGGCTTACAGACACCGAAGTGGTTCGTTGCCTGGTGATAAGTGCGTTGCTCTCTCAGACGAGTCGTCCCAGGTTCGAACCACCACACTCACCATTTTTTGATTTGACGCAGTTTTaacagaaaaaaaagaaagaagaaggaatgggccggcccagcgcggCGCGGGGATATGCGCCCGTTTGCGCGCAGCGAAGAAACGGGCGCAACGGGCGCCGTTTAGGATTTGCCGGTCGCCAAATAGGAGCTTCCTTTGTTGCATACTCCCCGTGTTCCCTTTTATAAGATGTTTCACACATTTCAGACATGCCCAAAACAGTTCAAAACGAACTGATTAAAACGCGAAATCACTAATCGAGGAGTACTCCTTATAAAGAGCACTCTTCCCTCCGCAGGTTGTGACAAGTGGCACGCTGGATGTGCGGcacttgtcgcaacctgtgaCTTTTTTTTTCCATAGATCTATTTATTCAAAACGTATTATCTCttcgtgcgtccaaatctcaaatCGTTTTCACTGTTAGATTCTttgcgtcgagatcttcaaaactaggtCTCATGTTGTTAGGTATTGACAAACTTTTTTCTTCATGAAAAAACCCGGCCGAAAAAACCGGACAAAAAGAAGAATTGGGAGTGCGTTCTTTTTCCTTTTCGGAAGCCGTTTTTGGCCGTGCTTCTCGTGAAAGCAAATCCGTGCCTCTTATACGGAAAAAAAGAgaatttttgtttttttgtttttgagAGGCCGTGTCTCTCGTGAAAGCAAAGCCGTGCCTcaagccgaaggcgcgccgccatcatcgcccctccctccCTGGAGCAGGGCAAGAAACCATTATCATCgataggtggtctacggatctagatgtaatttttttatttatttttttattcgTTATACTATCATGATTAATGGTCAATAGTAGATCGGAagttttcttaaaaaaaaagTTTGGCATGGATCCCAGTGAGTGTAGCTATCCCGAGCCAAACGGCTGCTTCTCCTCCACTGCTCCATCCAATGTCTAGAAAATGTCTATCTACTTTAGCTCGGCGAGGCAATGGCAGCGCTGCGTCCGCTATCCAGTGGCCTCCACGACGCGCTCGCTCTCACCACACCTCGTCCTCCACGCCTGACCATCCTCGCTCCGCCCAACTCGCAGATGCTCACCTCCTCGCTCCCGCCTCCCACCCTCCCGGCCACAGGCTCGAAGCCTGCAGCCAAGCCCaaacccgccgccgccacctccgtCCCCGCCGCGGCCACGGCCCGCCTCGACGATGGCGGGAGCGGCCGCCTGTCCGCGCTCATCCGCTCCCTCTGCGCCGCTGGCCGCACCGCCGACGCCGCGCGCGCCCTGGACACGGGCGGCGACGACGCCGGCATCGTCGCCTACAACGCCATGGTCGCCGGGTACTGCCGCGCCGGCCAGgtcgccgccgcgcgccgcctcGCGGCCGCCGTCCCGGTCCCGCCCAACGCCTACACCTACTTCCCCATCGTGCGCGGCCTCTGCGCGCGGGGCCGGATCGCCGACGCCCTCACGGTGCTCGACGAAATGTCCCTCAGGGGCTGCGCGGCCACCCCGCCCATGTGCCACGTCATCCTGGAGGCCGCGTGCAGGGGCGGCGGGTTCAGGAGCGCCGTGAGGGCTCTCGAGGCGCTGCATGCCAGGGGCTGCACGCTGGACTCCGGCAACTGCAACCTGGTCGTCAGCGCCATCTGCGAGCAAGGGTGCGTGGACGAGGGGGTGGAGCTGCTGAGGAAGCTGCCATCCTTTGGCTGCGAGCCGGACATTGTTAGCTATAACGCGGTGCTCAAGGGCCTGTGCATGGCCAAGAGATGGGAGGACGTGGAGGAGCTCATGGACGAGATGGTTAGGGTGGATTGCCCGCCCAATATCGCCACTTTCAATACCCTCATTGCTTACCTGTGCAGGAACGGGTTGTATGAGCAGGTGCATGAGGCCCTTTCGCAGATGTCGGAGCATGGGTGCACACCGGACTTAAGGATGTACGCGACCATCATCGACGGGATTTGCAAGGACGGGCATCACGAGGTTGCAAACGATATTTTGAGCAGGATGCCTTCTTATGGTCTCAAGCCCAATGTTGTCTGCTACAACACTGTGTTGAAGGGTCTATGCAGTGCTGAGCGGTGGGAGGAAGCTGAGGACTTGCTCGCTGAGATGTTTCAGAAGGATTGCCCCCTCGATGACGTGACATTCAATATACTCGTTGATTTCTTTTGCCAAAACGGGTTGGTCGACAGGGTAATTGAACTTCTTGAGCAGATGTTGGAGCATGGTTGCATGCCGGATGTCATCACATACACTACGGTAATCAATGGCTTTTGCAAAGAAGGGCTTGTTGACGAAGCTGTCATGCTTTTAAAAAATATGTCATCGTGTGGATGCCAGCCAAATACCATAAGCTATACTATTGTGTTGAAAGGTTTGTGCAGAGCGGAGCGCTGGGTAGATGCCGAGGAGCTGATCTCTCATATGATTCAACAAGGCTGTCTTCCGAATCCTGTTACATTCAATACACTCATCAATTTCCTGTGCAAAAAGGGATTAGTGGAGCAGGCAATTGAGCTTCTTAAGCAGATGTTAGTCAATGGGTGCAGTCCTGACCTTATTAGCTACAGCACGGTAATTGATGGACTTGGTAAAGCTGGTAAGACGGAGGAAGCATTCGAGCTGTTTAATGTTATGATCAGCAAAGGGATCACCCCAAATACGATAATTTATTCATCAATGGCATCTGCTCTGTCTAGAGAAGGTAGAACCGACAAGGTTATTCAGATGTTTGACAGGATCCAAGATGCCACAGTGAGGTCTGATGCCGTGCTTTACAATGCTGTCATTTCTTCGCTTTGCAAAAGATGGGAAACTGATCGTGCCATTGATTTTTTTGCCTACATGGTATCAAGTGGGTGCATGCCCAACGAATCAACCTACACTATACTTATTAGAGGTTTAGCTAGTGAAGGATTGGTAAGGGAGGCACAAGATTTGTTGAGTGAACTGTGCTCAAGAAGAGCTGTCAGAAAGCACTTGGTGAGACATTTTGGTATTGTATGAACCAACAGCCCTTACCGCCAGATGCTGGTGGAAGGAGGAGATTATTCTGGTGGCATTGGCAGGACGGATTTGCCTACTTGAAGCTTCAGCAGCTCATGAAGGTTGGTAGGTGAAACCGTGAAAGCTTGTAGGTTGCTTTTTTTTGCACTGCATGATGTAGTGCCTTCTAATTGTAGTTTCTGATAGGTCAAAGGTGGATAGTTAAGTTATACATACGGAGCTATTTTTTCAACGAATTCTTATTGTGGGTACCAGTAGGACTATAACATTAGCTACACCTACTTGTTCATAGCCTGTTAGAACTTAGAAATGTTAATCTGATGCAGCGACTGCCTTAGTGCTTTTAGTTGCTTTAAACATTACAGAAAATTGGATTCCAACTAATCCTTCATTTAACAAAAATGCTGCGAGAAAACATAACTAAATGCGCTAAATAACTACATGTAAAATATCCATGTAGGAAAGATAAAAATAAACAAAATAAGGGAGACCCTAACTGATAGAAAATGCATGTCCTAACTGTTTGTACATGTATATGTACATGCCTTAGCATTGCATAGCAATTGTATCCGTAATGGGAGCCAGTTGTAATTTCTACCGGCTAAACTTCTGAAATTCTAATTGCTAAACTTGACCTAATCATCGGTGGATTTGGTTTAATTTCAGCCTCCTTTCGGCTCATTAACATCTATGGAGCAACATAAACCCTTCTTCATGGGAGCCAGTTGTAATTTGTACTGGCTCATAAATTTGCCTTGCTGATAGATTTAGGAGAACATTGTGGAAGGGACATTGAAAGTCATTATGTTG
This genomic window from Aegilops tauschii subsp. strangulata cultivar AL8/78 chromosome 4, Aet v6.0, whole genome shotgun sequence contains:
- the LOC109782999 gene encoding uncharacterized protein, whose product is MAALRPLSSGLHDALALTTPRPPRLTILAPPNSQMLTSSLPPPTLPATGSKPAAKPKPAAATSVPAAATARLDDGGSGRLSALIRSLCAAGRTADAARALDTGGDDAGIVAYNAMVAGYCRAGQVAAARRLAAAVPVPPNAYTYFPIVRGLCARGRIADALTVLDEMSLRGCAATPPMCHVILEAACRGGGFRSAVRALEALHARGCTLDSGNCNLVVSAICEQGCVDEGVELLRKLPSFGCEPDIVSYNAVLKGLCMAKRWEDVEELMDEMVRVDCPPNIATFNTLIAYLCRNGLYEQVHEALSQMSEHGCTPDLRMYATIIDGICKDGHHEVANDILSRMPSYGLKPNVVCYNTVLKGLCSAERWEEAEDLLAEMFQKDCPLDDVTFNILVDFFCQNGLVDRVIELLEQMLEHGCMPDVITYTTVINGFCKEGLVDEAVMLLKNMSSCGCQPNTISYTIVLKGLCRAERWVDAEELISHMIQQGCLPNPVTFNTLINFLCKKGLVEQAIELLKQMLVNGCSPDLISYSTVIDGLGKAGKTEEAFELFNVMISKGITPNTIIYSSMASALSREGRTDKVIQMFDRIQDATVRSDAVLYNAVISSLCKRWETDRAIDFFAYMVSSGCMPNESTYTILIRGLASEGLVREAQDLLSELCSRRAVRKHLVRHFGIV
- the LOC109783000 gene encoding pseudouridine-5'-phosphate glycosidase isoform X1, producing the protein MSRAPPREGPSPTGVAVSPEVEAALASGGAVVALESTIICHGMPYPKNLQTAMEVEAIVRENGAVPATIAILNGVPHVGLNSEQLKNLAISGSQFQKTARRDIAQVVASGSNGATTVSATMFFAHKVGIPIFVTGGIGGVHRYGEKTMDISSDLTELGKTPVAVISAGVKSILDIARTLEHLETQGVTVAAYRTNEFPAFFTETSGCKVPCRVDSPEECAKIIYANQNMHLGSGILIAVPVPKQHAASGKVIESAIQQSLKEAEYSPSSLLSFLFLYVCACTCSWVNMYVYEQYNVNLIICTLFLSDKRIIGNAITPFILDRVKVLTGGSSLEANIALVKNNALTGAKIAVALSDLRKRVTNRPVRSAL